The sequence gcagtcggagcggcgcaggcggcgctgtcctcttgtcagaccggtcagtggagcggcgaagtgactgcggtcacttcggctctgtcgaccggagggcgcgcgtcaggataaaggtgtcaggccacctttgcattaaatgctcctacgatttggtcgttggcgtggcgatttagcctaggttgcttcttggcgaagactgggcctcgggcgagccgaaggtgtgtccgttgctggaggggggcctcgagcgagacatagatcctccggggtcggctgcccttgctcgaggctgggctcgggcgaggcgtgatcgagtccttcgaatggaccgatccttgacttagtcgcacccatcaggcctttgcagctttgtgctgatgggggttaccagctgagatttagaagctttgagggtacccctaattatggtccccgacagatagaCAGCTATATCTTACCCGTTCTCCTTCCCCCAACTCTTCTATGGCTCATCCACGTAACGTTCATTCTTGCACTGTTCATCTGTAGTACTACCTCTATTTTTTACTGGACAGTGGACACTAGCTAGTGCAATTTTACACTAACCAACATCAACTAtaaaaaacggagggagtactgtTTACGGCTTTACGCACTGCACAGACAGTAACAGGCCACCCCTGGCAGCGGTCCTAATCCTGGGAAGACGACACTCAAGCGTTCGGATTCTAGTCCTAGACCTCAAACCTACTACTCGTACTAACTCTGTAACTCTAGTTCTAACATCTATGTGTTAGGATAATGTCTTTTTAGCGACTTTTCAGTACTATCCCTGAATTCTTTTAAAATATATCGAACATTCTGGTGATGAATGTCTAAGTCAAAGCTACGACAGCAGTGGATGATGCTAGTGTCATCAGGGTCGACAGGGGTGTCTCAAGCGAGAACAAGAAGCTATCAAAGGAGGATACTACTACAGTGCATTATCTTCCTTCTGTGTTTAACACCGAAACCATTCGAGAACGTAGAACACAGCAGCTAGATATATCAATCTTCACTTCTGAGTTTTAGTTAAAGGATGAACATTTATACAAAATACAACATGCAGGCGATAATTCTGCTTGCCTTGAACAAACAATGGAGAAGTTCTATCCTGGCCCATATAAAAAAAACCACAAATGTTACAGGCTCCTATGTACAAACCGAAAAATGGCAGGTAGAATCTCCTCACCCAAAACTGCCAGATTTCTGGCACTGTTAAGATTTACACCTTGATTTGCATGTTCCCTTTTAGATATTTATCAGTTTCTTCATTATACTGGGGCAGGTGAACTTTGCAGAGCTGTGAAGTAGTCCTCTTCGACATTCTTTAGAAGATTGTCACTGCTTAAGTTGATACACCATGATATAGACCCTTTATCCAAAGGCCAAGGCAACAAAGCTGAAATTAACATGAAAGTTTTGCTCAGTTCAGCCTTGTCATCATAAGCAGGAGAGAGTTTAGTATAATCATTATATTACGAAGATAAAAGAGTCTAAGAAGACTCATACATGCCCCCTATGGTAGAAAATAGTACAGCTTTGCCAATAAAAAACTAATCGTGTAATTATAATACTACCAGAATATGCCTGATCAACAATATTTGGAAGTTTTTTCGTCACAAACAAGCCATCAGTCCAAATGAGCTTTTGGGTCGGAAAAGTAATGAAATATCTTTTTACAAATTTCAAGGAATATGAATGGTAACTTAGGGCAATCACAGATGAATTGATTATTCAACAACACTATTAACTGATAAAGCAATAAATTGGCAAATCTTTTTGTCGCATAAAGTTTTGAATCCTCGTAGAAAAGCCTGGATTTTTCATTCATGAAATTGGAGGCATTAGGAGTTACTGACAAAAAGGGGGGAGAGTAACGAACGATTCAGCATAGCATGATGCATTTTGCAACAGAAGGATTACACCCATATGTAAAACAAGCGAATTGAGCTAAATGACTATACCTGCAGAATTGTTGGCTCCCTCCTCTGCTGTGTGCAACAAAATTGTCCCAGAAAGGATGGTTATCAGGCCGCATAATTCAGAAGCAATACTACTTAAGCTTTGACCAGCCCAGTCCTGCAGTTCATAGTTTCGTAGTAATAAGTCCAAACGCAGCCTACTTCTGTTCTGCTTAATTAACAAAACAGATAGGACTACTTTGTACCTTAAACATAATTCCACTTGCCACTATTGTAAGGGTAGTAAACATTACATAATATATAGGAGAGACAATAGCCAGATTAAAGGTATCCAATGCCTGCAAAAATAGAAGGAAATTTAGAATAACTCTAAAACTAAGATACACGCTGCAACGATTAGAAATACACTAGACCAATTTAAGATGCAAGTTTTCTTGATAACTTGTAATGGATACTTAAAATATGCTTGTAGATGTTGCAGAATAACAAAAACTTTTAGTAGTTCATACTCAGAAGTACAAGGCTACAAGCTGTAGGTGCAATCAGCAAAACACATTCACGGGTGAAGCAACAGGGTGAAAAAAGGATGTCCATACCTTGTTCAGGTAATTTATTTGAGAAACCCCACAAACAATTGCAACCATAAGAAAAAGCCATGTGTATGGATAAGCAGCCTGATTCACCCCATCCAACGTAAGCTTTATGGCAACACCAATGGCTTTGATGCTAACGACCTGCAGAGTCAGGAAAGCTTAGTAACTGAATATTCCTACAGTTAATCTGTACGTCAGCCACTCAAAGCACACTTACCGTTAGCGATCCCATTGAAGAGCAGATACCCAGATATATCAGGATGTTAGTCTGACCGTATCGAGGTTCAAAGAAGAGTACTAGCGCTCCCACAAGTAACAATGCTGTCACCACATATGCTAGAAACCCTGCCAATGATCGACACCCCAGGATGGAGAGATTCTGTGAGAACTGCAGCTCCAGCGAACTGTCATGCGCAAGACTGGGTTGCAATGACTCACCTGGTTGAGTAGCTAGGTTCCAGATTTCCTTGACAGAGTTAGGCATATGCTCTTCAGGAGCATGCATGACAACAACAACTGAACCTACTATGCACGACACACAGCCAAGGACCCCGAGCTTCTCAAGCCGCTCCTTGAGCACAAAGTGCGCCAACACTGAACTGCCCAATTCCAGGAAAAAAAATTCTGTCAAATAAAGAAGATTACAGGACCGCGTATGTGAGTGGAAGTGTGGAACCAGCTTGTGGTATGGTATGGTAAGGAAATTCACCTTACGATTATGCTTAACGCCCCAAGTGGAGTCACGAGTACAGCCGGCGCAAATATGTAAGCAATGAAGTTTGCGACCTCCCCAAGCAGCACTTGTGAAGACCAGCACTAGGCAAATTCAGTTGGGGTGGCAAAGTTTAAAATTGAGAGTAGATTTTATGTTGAGCGCGTGGCATACTTGTGGTCATTCCCGCCCACCATAGAGGCTCGGAGAGGTAAGTGTGTCCTCCGCCACCTGTATAAGGGAAAGCAGAAATGAGCCGGATAAGCTCAGAGGGCAATTGGGTGAGTCCCATGAGCTTAAATCAAAGGACAATTGGGTGAGTCCCATAATCTTAAGACCCTGTTTATTTCCTTGCAgaattatataatccagcttatagattatataggCTATGTTTATTTatcctctagattatataattcagtttaaataaattaaaagGCAAATAAACAATATAGATTATTaggtagattatataatctagatacctAGATTATGATAATTCATAAACAAGTCATTATGTGCTTATATAATTTataagctagattatataatccttgAAGGAAACACACAGTGGCATAAGCATATATTGACTTGCTTATAGATTattataatctagggagctagaTTACATAATCCATCTAATAATTTGTATTGCTTGTTTACCTCTCGATTTATttaagctggattatataatctagagagtAAATAAACAGAGCCTAAATCAAAGGACAATTGGGCATGAATAGAAAGCTTTCGTTTATGGATAACAGGTTTGACGGGAGAAAAGAAGACATAATTGATGAAGTTGAACACACAACAATACTAGTACTAGATAAAAGATATCAGAGCAACCAAAATCTTGGACACCGAACGAAGCAATCCCCCGAGCTTGGATATCTAGAAGACAACGACATGGCGTCAAATCACGCACCGCCGCACCTGTTTGTGACTTTGACTAACGACAGCGCAGGATTGTCAAGGTCTCTAGAATCAGAGACATCGGCCGGGTCCGGTCGCGGCAGACAATGCGTCAAATCGCGCACCGGCACGGCACGGCAGTTTTGCGGCAGACAATGCGTCAAATTGATAGTAGCGGGCGGTGCGGCTGGACGTGCTCGTGCTCGGATCAGGGGGACGAATGCGGGCTCAGATCCAGAAGGAACGACCTCCCCGCTCCCCGGGGCTGGGGGTAGGAGCAGATCAGCCGACTCAAGAGGCAGCCCGGGCCCCGGGGCGCGGGATGGGACCCTAGGACGCGCGTGGAGACGACGAGATACGCGCTAAGCGCAGCAACGCGGCGGAGAGATCAGGGGTTCGGTGCGTTACCTGCGCGGTCGCCGCACTTGGCTGCTCGCAGGAGGCCGATCTTCTTGAGGATGAAGCTGGCGCCGATGAAGGCGCTGGAGGCGACGGCGAGCGCCAGGCCCTTGGTGTTGTCGGAAACCGCCCCCTCCATCGTCATGGTGCTGCGCTGTGCCTGTGCTGTGTGGTTGATGCCGCCAAATGTCGTCCCCGGACCCAATCCCCCTGCCTCCTCTGCCGCCCCGCTTCAAATCGAACTGAAACGAAGCCAGGAGATTTGAATGGTGGAGGAGGGAACCGGGACAAGGGCTAAGGTGGGGGGCCGGCCGGCCGGAGCAAGGCAGCGCAGCGCAGGCTGTCCCCGCTCCACGCTCCTCCTCGTCTGATTTGTCCTTTACTATTCTCCCGGCTCCCGCTACGACGGCTGCCGGCTGGCCGTCCGTTGATTGGGTGCCTGGCTGCCTGCCTGGTTGGCACGGGCTCCTTCCGCGATAGAGGGGGAAGGCCAGTAAGCGCGCACGGGCGGGCCCCCACACCAGGCCAACACGCACGTGACACGTCCACACCTTGACCCTCCCCTGCTTGGAAGTTGGAACGAAGGAAGGACTACGGGCCACGGGGTCAGGGTGGACGAAGGCGATGGTGGGGCCGGAACGTCAGCTCGTGAAATGCACGGGAGCGGATCTGGTTTGGGCTTGTGCAGTTGTGGGCGCGGTCTTGCCAAATGGCAATGTCCACATTGTAAAATTCAAATTCGTTTAAAAATCTATCTATGTATATACTCTCTCCACTATAAATTATGGGTCATTTTTAGTCAAAGTATGTCAAGTTTAACCAAATTTGCATAACGACATGATATCATTTACGATATCTTAAAGAAAAAAATGGACTGAAACGCATTTGATAGTTAATTTTTAGTGTTTATGGACTAGTATAAATATTTAGAGTAACATTATTTGCTATTttttatgaatataatgaaaagaTACAATGTGGACTTAGACTATCTCCAACAGACTCgctatttcaaactccactctgcaaACAGTGTAATCTACCGCGCAAAACGGTACTTTATAGCATCTCCAAGAGCTCTCTAGAAAATGGCTTCTCAAAATTAGTTTTAAGGGACATCTAAAAGGTTAGTGGGGGTAGATTTTAATCCTTTATCCAACAGATCCCTTAAAGCGGTATAATGTTTCTGGGGAGCCAAAAAAACTCTCATTTGTAGCTACAGATGAGGGAATTTTAAGGGCTATAAAAAGTTGGGAGTGTTTTAGGGGAACTGTTGGAGACACGTTTTTGTGTTTTTTCCAAAAAAACTTGATTTAGTACAAACTTTTGGtaagctcttggagatgctcttacacGGCCTACTTGAGATGGTTTACACATGACAATAGATGGTTCGAAAACTAACACATCAAGAAAACATTATAATACTTATTCAAGACCTACATGATCATGCAATAGCTCAAGATATAAAATGAAAAAAATAAACGAAGAGACAAAAAACGGAGAAAACGAGTTTGTTCGGTAACATTAGACGTTTCGACGAGGCACCAGATAAAACATCAAACAAGTGTTGTGTTGGGTACCTAGAAGCAGGATGTCCAAAGAAGGCCCGAAGGCCTCTCAAAGACGGTCCACGAATCGAGCAGGCCCCTTGTCAAATAGCTTGGCGGGAAGGACCAGAAGGCCAACGAGGGACGACTCGCCAAGCCGACCGACCCACCGAGCAACCTATCTGCCGAGCAACCCAGCGAGACGTGACTGCCGACCAACCTGCCCGCTGAGCACCCTAGCGAGGCGAGGCTGCTGAGTAACCCGCCCGCCGAGCAACCCAACAAGACGACAATCGGCTCTCAGGAAGAGTCGGCCTGCTACTATCAAGCCAGGTCGACACGATGGGACATCACCGAGCCATGTCCGGACCGTGGAAGCGGCACCGAGGGGTCTCTGTCAAACACGACGCCGGATACATATCCACGTTGACAAGTGGGACCGAACGACTCCAACCGAAAAGGCCTCAGCATCGGGGTATCTATAGTGACCATACGATGGAGGGGATGGAACAATACACCGTATCAAGCGTATGCCTACGCACGATGAAAGGTGACGACAAGAGGAGACGGAAGACAAAGTTGTACCGAAGACATCCCTATGCCACGCCATGAGCTAACTCAATAGAACCCACCAAACCCCGCCACATCTAAATCAAAATAACTACAAGAACCCAAGGAAGCGCGGACGGGACTCGACGCCATACTAGAGGCACGACAACGTAGGACTGGGAGACTACTCCATAGGAGCTATGAGGCCCAGGAGCACGACCCAACAGACGAGACATAGTGGCTGCGAGGCTCGGAAGCAAGAGACCGAACTCCACCCCAATAGGAATACTAGTCCGCATTGTAACGTCtacccttgggctataaaaggctGAGACAACCCTCATCAAAAGCATCATCCCATATCCTCTAGCTTCACACAAGCACCTGACTGTAACATGTCCTAAGAAATATTACTGTTAGCATTACACTGTACTAGGGCTCCGACCTAAACCAGTATAATCAGCTCGCCTTAGCTCCACCCTCAAGCCCCCTGTACctcaccattcggagtgagtaTTGTCCCCCCGAGTCCGAAAACTATGACATGTTGCATTGTACTGAAAAAGGAataacttag is a genomic window of Zea mays cultivar B73 chromosome 5, Zm-B73-REFERENCE-NAM-5.0, whole genome shotgun sequence containing:
- the LOC103626455 gene encoding probable magnesium transporter NIPA6, with the translated sequence MTMEGAVSDNTKGLALAVASSAFIGASFILKKIGLLRAAKCGDRAGGGGHTYLSEPLWWAGMTTMLLGEVANFIAYIFAPAVLVTPLGALSIIVSSVLAHFVLKERLEKLGVLGCVSCIVGSVVVVMHAPEEHMPNSVKEIWNLATQPGFLAYVVTALLLVGALVLFFEPRYGQTNILIYLGICSSMGSLTVVSIKAIGVAIKLTLDGVNQAAYPYTWLFLMVAIVCGVSQINYLNKALDTFNLAIVSPIYYVMFTTLTIVASGIMFKDWAGQSLSSIASELCGLITILSGTILLHTAEEGANNSAALLPWPLDKGSISWCINLSSDNLLKNVEEDYFTALQSSPAPV